The Macrobrachium rosenbergii isolate ZJJX-2024 chromosome 12, ASM4041242v1, whole genome shotgun sequence region tatgtatgtatgtatgtatgtatgtatatatgtgtatgtatgtatatatatatgtgtgtgtgtgtatgaattattaccacatcaccgtgacattttgcGTGCAAACATTAAGCTGTTGTTTTAGATtcagctggccttgtgccagcaaggctcttgctcctagagctgcaaatgtcgtttgatatccattttgcgctacttcaggaatatcagcgaaggggaattataactgatatatatgcGGTTCTGAACTGCGGTTTTACTCACTTCCTGTCCGTTTTACGTTCGTGTTAGGTCTCTCTTTAGCAACATACGGGGTAGGTTTgctttatagaataaaaaaaaaccgtatttTTATCATTGGATTTCATGTAGTGacgttatttgtttttattaaagaagTATATTGTGGCATTGCTTGGCCTCAGctcactgtatttatatattataaatatctacccgtctatacatacatacatacatatatacaatatacatatatatatatatgtataatagattatatatatgttaatatatatacatatacatctatagcctctatataacatacaaatatagatagacagatagctagTCAGCTACCGAATACGTGACAGGCTCCCCGTACAAGACGCGAGATGGTACATCATTAAAATTCCTCTGCGATTATCCCGGAGAAAAAATGAACTCGTCGCTAGGGACCTGCTTCGGCCATGCTTTCAGGAACAGGCCTCGAAGCTGATAAGATCGTCTGGCGTCGAGAACAGGGTGGAGCCCGCCCTATCTCCCatgtctttaaaaaataataatgattcctGGAGGAATTATCTTCGTCTTATTTCTTATCCTGATTCACTTCACGTGTGGAAGTAGCCCTGTAtagggttagtttttttttttaggctttaaAATAGATTCgttgggtttatttattttttttttttttgtcaacttgaTTCCTTGAGGAGTCGACAggggtttgtgtttttttattctgtttttttttggggggggggagggcgtTTGGGGACTTAATTAATGATTTCACCGAATTAGGGTTTGATGATTTGAAAGCGAATGAGGAAATTTATACTTTCAAATGGATGTTAGAGACGATTTCTGTTTGATTAAGTTTTCTTGTAcgtcttcctaataataataatgataataataataataatactgtaaatttgTTTATGACTCAAAAATAATCTGTGCATttaggaaattttaaatatactcatttgaatatgaaaaaataatgaggaaaCGTGACTAAGTAAAGACAGAGTACAAAAATGTGTCGGTTTTTTCGTTCAGCATTAGCCGCTTAGTTGGCTTAGATTcgcctggccttatgccagctaaAAATCTTTCAGTGTGCGTATGTATTTCATGGCATGATCAAGGGTACGTATAGGTTTTATTTAGAGTAGTGCAagtgaacacatatatatatagatatataatgtatgtgtttgtaagaATGTAAACTACAATACATTAACGTTTTTATAACTGCACCTGGACGAAGTTATAAATGAGTGTATTTTGGGGCGTTTATGAACATAATCATTAGCCTGATACGTTGTCCGTGACTGCTTAGCCGTCGTATTTCGCTAAAGTATGTCTTCCTCTGCTTTCATCGCTCTTCATTATACTTCTCAACAGTTTCCTAAATAACCTGGTAAAAGTCCATTAGATCATcgtcatcaaaatcatcatcagtAATATGACGATCAGCCACATCTTCATCATCTCGGGTAATGAAACGCTGGTCAGGGATGCCTATCGTATCTGTCACTTTTATTAGGTGTCACGAAACAACACTTTAACAACAGCTGGCATGGCAGTTAATATCCTCGTCGGCCACTTCTGGGGTTAATCACGACTTGATCGCCGTTTTGCAGACCCGAGCGCCGAAGCAACGATCGAAACAGCACTTCTCGTTGGATGAACAACCTGCGTCGTTGGCACAACGAGTGCTTTTAGTCGTGTGGACCAGGTACGAAAGTCGTATGCACACCTCGTCCTTCTCCGGACAGAGTCCAGCGTGCTCTAAGGGCGGGAGAAATACACAGATGTCAAAAAATTGGGCATTTGCCTTTTCCGGACGTCTCGTACATAGGACTACAGTTTAAATTTTCCCAGTTCAAAAAAGAAACTCGATCGTACACTTTTTTCCCTGAATGCTGAGTCTACTGTGCTATGCTATCAAAATTCTTGCAGTGACCCTAATTACCTCCATTCACATACAAAGAAACAATTAGTGCTGTTGCTTATTGAGTCACTCATACGATCTTTCTTTCGCTACCATAATTACACATTTATTATCTAAGTGTTTCCTCCTCCCACGCATGAAGAATAAAGAAGGGTTGATTACAAAAATCGGACTTGAACCTCAGCCGAGGATTTAGCGATATACGAGTAAGTTCTATTGAAGCTTCTTGATCTTAACAGTAAATTAGATATTTGAATATTAATCGACTGTAGCGGGTCAAAGCCGGGTGGGGAAAAGGTTGGCTTTTCCAAAATGTTGATCTTAGACCAAATCTTAGTTAGGAAACGAATCGAAGCTCTATCGTCTAAAAACAGCACGTATTCTagacccacatacatacatatatacatacatactcagcaAGCAAATGGTCATTTCTAGCGTTTAAAAACCGCATGATGACTAGAGATGACAAGACGAATTGAACAATAAAAACCACGAACCTTCCTCTTCAGCCTGTGGGCAGCAATACAAAGATCCATCTTCATCTTGGCACCAGAAAGGGCAAGTTTCCATGTCATCCCAATCCTTGGTGTAAATGTCCACGGTCACCGACTGGTCGTAATTTTTCTCTGCGTAAGCTGCCGCTCCTATCCTCTGGTGGAGATTTAGTCTGAAATATTCAGAAGGGGAACACTCTGGTTGAAGTCTCGAAAATGTATCGAAATAATGTTCAACTGTTGGTCATATGTATAGGAATTGCAGCGTATTTGGAGAAGCGTATATATACAACTTTCACTCCAGACTTGGTGACGCGTATTCAGATTACGCTGCAGACTTATTTACCTGTATTCAGAATAcgtttaagatatatttaacatCCGTCCAAATGATGAGACAAGAATAAAACTAATTTCTGAATAACCTATTTTAGAATAGCACATCAAAATAGAGTatttcccgtttgttttcctcttAAAATCGGATGTTAACTTTATATTCTGCTATCAATGCTCAACGGACGAAAACTAATTCTGCGCATACCCAGAACACCAAATCATCGAACAGAAAGTAAGATTAGATTCCTGAAACAACATAACCTTCCTTTTTACTCACGCCAGTCCTTGGGAGTGGGAATCATCCGGCGAAAATGGCGGTGGGTACACAAGGAGTCCATCTATGACGAATATAGATTCCTCAACAGAATCTTCGGGTGTCACAGCAGACACCGCTGTCAGTATGAACAAGGCTCTGCTTGTAGGAAAGAGATTGTGAATGAgtcattttataaagaaatgagTCAAATATTTCAGAATCAGCCACATTCCCCCACCACAACAAAGCTGGACCCCACCTCCCAAAAATCTGTTTTGCAgtttggaggagaagaagaagaaggaggaggaggaggaggaggaggaggaggaggaggaggaggaggaggaggaggaggaggaggaggaggaggaggaggaggagaataatagCAACGACAAGAGAAAGTTTAATAACCTTAGCTGCAAAGaggtcattatttattttggacAAATACGAGTTTTGCAGACGTACACAATCTTTAAACGTGATTGTTTACCTGTTATTTCCTTATGCCCATTTTGGTGgcaaagtctgaaaaaaaaaacaatccattCTGGTTTCGAGAGAATTATACTGCTTCCTTCCTTTCCGTCAGTTAAAATCTACAtgtattccttttactatactgtGCTTACTGTAGTCTAATGACTACCATGCACTCGCACGCCATCATCTGCGTTTTGAATAAGTCCTTTGATAAGAAAACTGCACCTTAAGTTgcacagaaattgaaaaaaaaaactgataaagttaCAAAAAGGCAAGTGCAAGGAACGGCAAGCCACTAACTAACGAATATTCCTCTAGATGCAACTTACAAGATGCAACTTGCAAGATGCAACTTACCTGCAGAGCAAAGTGGCACTTTCCCCCATTCCTGCGGAATCTGACTGGAAATACGAATAACAGGCTAAGGACGCATATAGATAACCTGCAGGTGActtgctttgcattttttttttctctggttcaGACAAGACACAACatcctttgatttttttcttcttcatcatcttttcTTCAAGAGACCTGtgccaattagagagagagagagagagagagagagagagagagagagagagagagagaaagaatcaccGTGGAGCTGACGTGAGAGCAGCTACAATGTTCATAGTTTGggttaagaaaacaaaacaagattcaatttttttcggggggggggCCACATTGCTGAGTTTATGTGCGCATGCGTGAACTGCCACACTGAAGGTGCATATGTTAATGTGTGCGTGTAACTAGCATATGATCATTTTCATTCTGGTTGCTTTCCATTCCATTGGCTGTTCTTTATTGCGTGTCACTATAATGGTGAAGACATCCGCGATGGTGTaagcgtaaatatatattaataatatatacaaacgagagctttcgagaacctgctcgattttcGATTGAGGAGAGTCGAGtagttctcgaaagctctcgttttgtatatattttgaatttatattcacACTTACTCCATTGTGGGTTTCttcatcattattgtcattattgttattaaaattactcatagtagcatgagtcttgaaatagagaaacaaatccagttatttatgggtacgtagagatttatttttgaatatacgTACCCacaaataactgtggatttgtttctctattattattattatattattaactaTATAAGAGTAACTTCCAATACAGAGAAGCCATCAGGAGTTCTTGCTGTGGGAAGTTAGGTAcctttctctaaaaaaataatttttgcaatgtttttccTGCTTACAACACAtttgatatttattcttttatgatataCCTTTCAACATCTTCTTGCGGGCAGCTGTCTGAATATCCCCGCCACCCCTCTCCAAGCCCCTCCCAACCTAGaacccccccccaacccacaACCCCCATTCGGCTAGAGGACACATAGTACGTTTGTTAGCCTAGCCGATGCTGAGACGAGGCGTATCACGTAGGCCTAGCGAGCTAGGGGAATCTGTACCTTTTGTCACTAGGCTCTTGAGGTGTGATTGTATCCCCGTCCCCTACGACTCCTTTCTTGCCATTGTTGTTTAGAGTGACCTGAGCAAGGTCATTTCAAGTGTAACCGAGCAAGAGTTCATATAAACCTTTACCCCTGGCTGCCTTGGTGTCCCTTAGTCCTATCGGTAGCCCCGTGTGCGCAGACCTATGCCTTATCGTCCTTCGATCTCCTCGTCCTCCAGTGGTCAGACTCGACACACGTGACCTCCTGTCCGGGCACACAATGTTTTACGCAGATAACAACAGTACACGTAGGCCTATGTGCTCCCTCCCCCGTGTTTCGACATCTCACAGGTATAAACCTGGCTGGGGCGTGTAGGCAGCgagaaataaacacatacacacatacacagacacgaacacatacacacacacacacccacaaactaCGCAGCCGGCCCTGCCTTGAGCGCTTGAGCTACGCGCACGGGCGCGCGCACGACCAAACTTCGAAAGAATGAAGACCTGTTCGATGGAATtatgtttcagtttttcttttcattaaacacCCCTCCACCTTTCACTTCCTAGCGATATGAGAAacgtttttaattatattcaccTGAGGAGAAATAAGGACTCGCATAGGCTTACTGATGTGTTGGTTTTGAAAGCCGTCACCTCCACATTACCAGTCTAACGAAGACAACTAGGAATGTCGGCTGCGGATTAATAGTTCTGAAAAAGccttaaatcttttatatatacataatacgcacacacacacacacacatatatatatatatatatatatatatatatatatatatatatatatatatatatatatatatatatatatagagagagagagagagagagagagagagagagacacagaaaactttaagagagaagagagtattACATATTGCTGCATCAATTCATAATTGAAATTTAATAATCATAACATGGCTGttgttttaaagtttatatacataaagattacacagaaaactttaaagattatatatatgtaattgggTATGAAGAAGAGTTGTGAAGGCCCCATTACTGGTAATTACATATTGCTGCATCAATTCATAATTGAAATTTATAAttcagcataacaaattattttttgttgaatcatAACAAAACAACGTTGTTTTAAATGAAACTGGATTTACACGGTAAAAGTGAAAACCTTGCTGTACACAAAACATCAGTGGCGCGATAAAGAGCTGAGAGGTGGCAATCGGGTCTTTTAGCTGAATGCCACTTGGTCGTATGATATGCGGGGCTGAAAATGATTCTTGTATTGGTACATAAGGAAAcgttatatatacatgatatattctCTTTAAGTgaggtaaatgtgtgtgtgtgtgtgtgactgtgtgtgtgtagatttaaAAGTGTTTGAAAGAATCGATTTCTTTGTGAAGAACTCAGAAGTAGAAGAcggcatgaaacataattcactttattcatactgcgacgtttcgagaccaacgTCTCGTCATCCAGGCTAAAACGAAAGGTAAAAACTGATTAATAAttcagcataacaaattatttttttgttgacgCGCAAGacattgaataaagcaaaacaacGCAAGAtacaacactgaaataaaaatgactctACAAGAAAACACGC contains the following coding sequences:
- the LOC136843891 gene encoding uncharacterized protein, with amino-acid sequence MMKKKKIKGCCVLSEPEKKKMQSKSPAGYLYASLACYSYFQSDSAGMGESATLLCRALFILTAVSAVTPEDSVEESIFVIDGLLVYPPPFSPDDSHSQGLALNLHQRIGAAAYAEKNYDQSVTVDIYTKDWDDMETCPFWCQDEDGSLYCCPQAEEEEHAGLCPEKDEVCIRLSYLVHTTKSTRCANDAGCSSNEKCCFDRCFGARVCKTAIKS